AGACATTCATACTATACGTAGGAATAGCTTGAATTACCGCttttaaaagaatttctttGCCGGCCTGTGATAGGAGTTTTACCTTCCAATCTTGCAATCGCTTCCAAATCCGGTCCTTGATCCCTTGGAAAGCTTGTGTTCGTGATCTCCCCACAAGGGCTGAGAGCCCCAAGTAAGAATCGTACCTTTGAGAGGTAGGGATTCCAAAAGCCTCCACAATTTGTTGCTTATTTGCCGCCGAAGTATTTTTACTAAAGAAAATTGAGGTCTTGGCTCTATTAAGCTTCTGTCCCGATGCTTTTTCATACTTTTCAAGCAGCTTTGTTAATTGCCTCCAATTAGTAACATTTGTCCTGCAAAATAACAAACTATCATCCGCAAAAAATAAGTGGTTGAGCCGGGGACCTTTCTTAGAGGTAGGAACACCCCTTAAGAATCCTTTTTGATCCGCCCTGGTTAGGAGTGAGCTCAGGGCTTCCGCACACAAGATAAATAGATAAGGGGATAAAGAGTCCCCTTGTCTAATACCTCGTGTGGGATATATCCGACCCGAGGGGCAACCATTCACTAGGATGGAATAGTTTATTGATCGAACACACGCCATAATGAGATTTGTCCAACGGTCTGCAAACCCCAATCTCCTCATcactttctccaaaaaattcAATTCCACCCGATCATAGGCTTTACTCATGTCAAGTTTAACAACCATGAAACCTTCCTTCCCCCACATTTGTGTATGCATCGAATGGAGTGTTTCATATGCAGCCAAAATATTATCCGTTATTAAACGGCCTGGTATGAAAGCACTCTGTGTAATGGAAATGATCTCTGGGAGTATACCCTTCAATCGATTTGTCAACACTTTCGACACAATTTTGTACAAAACATTGTATAAACTGATGGGGCGGAATTCAGTTACACTAgtgggattttttgttttaggaaTTAAGGCAATATAAGTATAATTCAAATCAGCATCTATTATTCCAGAATTTAAAAAAGGTAGAACAGAGTTGCACACCTCAACTCCTACAGTGGTCCAATTATCCTGATAAAAACATATTGTAAAACCATCAAGCCCAAGAGCCATTAAGGGTGCCATTAGGTTCACTGCCCTGCTTACTTCTTCTCCTGTGAATTCAGCTAACAAGCTACTATTCATGTCGTCTGTGACCCGTCTTTGAGTGGCCCTTAAACACTGTTTAACCCCTTTTGTACCTTCCGTAGTGAAAAGTTTACTGTAAAAATCCCAAAAAGCTTTTTCAGTGCTCTCCTGGGTATCACAGATGATTCCTCTCTCATCACAAATGTGGACCACTTGGTTTCTCTGATGCCTTTGATTTGCAATAGCATGAAAAAACTTTGTGTTCCTGTCTCCGTGTTTTATCCAGTCCACCTTGGCCCTCTGACGCCACCTCAATTCCTCCTGATCAAGTAATCGATAGTTCTTGCCTCAGAGTTGTCACTTGATGTCCCATGTTCCCCGCTTCTTGACCTTGGGCTATGGAAAGTTGGTTGGTTTTCTGTGCAATAGTTCTCTCTAATTTGTCTGCATTGTCCTTTTTCCACTTTGACAAAACCTCGTGACAccctttgatattttttttcaaattctacCATGTGTCCTCAACAACCCCATTTTTCCTCCATACCTTTTTTATCAACTTTGAGCAGGTCTTCTCTTTTGCCCATGTCGCCTCATACATGAATCTACGTTTCTTCTTGTAACTCCCTGTTGGCATTTTTTGGAGACAAAGCAGAATGGGGTTGCGGTCAGATCGGGTAGAACGCTCCACTGTCACTCGTGCCGCCTGGAAACGCGAACACCACAAAGAGTTTGCCACAACGCAATCCAGTCTCTCCCTAGTGAAAGCTGAGTCCTCTCAACAGTTTACCCAGGTGTATTTCAGACCCCGGAAGCCCAAGTCTGATAAATCACAGTCCAACAACACCTTCTGAAAAGCCTCCATTTGTCCCCCGAGGTCTTCCACCTCCTCCACACTTCTCAGATGACTCTAGGATTTCGTTGAAGTCCCCCATGCAAGCCCACATTTCAGGTCCCAAAGTAGCCAAATACCGTAGCAAACTCCATGCCTCTTCTCTCTTACTGGTTTCTGGATGTCCATAGAAACATGTAAGTTTCCATTTTCCTCCATCACCAAGAGGGATTGTGGCATTGATGTGTCTCCTACTATAATTCTGAATCTCCAATTCCGCTTCGTTTTGCCAGAACAATGCAAGACCGCCACTTCTCCCTTTGCTGTCTACTACAAAAACATTCtaaaaattaatcttatttcTAAGACGTTCCAACTTCATTTTATTCATCTTGGTCTCCATAAGAAAGACCACATTGGGCGCCTTTTCCTTCACCAAACGGCAAAGTTCCCTCACTGTCCGGGGGATCCCAAGCCACCGATAGTTCCAGCTCAACATTTTCATACCGGTGGGCGGGTCTGCAAAGCAGACCTCGTCGATCCCGATCCCACATCTGCGTCCTTATTTACTGTTCCCACCAGACTATTTTTTCCATGCATATCAGCCCCTCGGGGCTTCATTCGGGGTCCCTGGACATCCTCCCCCTGGCCTTCATTTTTCCTCCTCACTAGGTTCCTTCACGAAAACTTGTCCCGCACGAGCCCGTCTTTTCCATTTCAGCCCATTGGGTTCCTTCATATGGCCCCCTTGTGTTCCAGCAGCATCACCCGAGCAGCCCCCCATATTCTTTGTTTCCTCCTCACTAAGCTGTGGGCCCTCATGTCTTGGCCCATTAGTCCCCTCTCTACTGCCACCCATCCCCATGACAAAGGATCCATGTAGCCATTGCTTAGTTAATAAAAGCCCCCCCTGATCATCCCCACGCATCACGTTGATTGCTACGGGAGAATCTTGTATTAATTCATTTCCATTCTTTGACACATTTATACCTTGCAAAAAATCCGCAGCTGATTTTTCCTGCTCCAGTCCAGCCGTTTCCCCCTCCACCCTTCCTTCTCCAGCGTTGCCACTAAACAAACTCATGTCCGTATCTTTCCTTAACTTTTCCGCCTTATCTGCCATTTCCATAATTGAACCAACAGCCGTTTCTTTTCCTTCGCCGGAGTCCTCCTCCATTCCGGTGACCGTTTTTTCACCACCCCTTTCCTCCTGTTGTGCATCCTTCGTTTTCCATGACACCGAATCCTTGGAATTCAACATAGTTGGGTCGACATATTCATAAGATGGCTGTTGTCATTCGTGATCCCAGTTTCGTCAATATTTCGGTGGAGGCACTCGCCACCATGGTCCAAACTGGGTTTTCAAGCCCTGTTTGCCGTGACCAAACCACAACTCACACCCAGAAGGTCCATGTTGAATTACCCCACAATCAGGACAGAACTTAGGTAGTCTTTCATATTGAAAGGCGATCCATGTTTCCTTTCCTTGAATCTTCAGAGTACGCCCCCTTGCCAGCGGTTTTGACAGGTCGATGATGATTCGAACCCTAAGATATGCTCCCCAACCCACTCCATCCGGATCAGTTTCCACTTCCTCCACTGTTCCCACAGAAGAACCAATCCGATAGCCAACTTTTTGAGTCATACATGCCAAAGGTAAATGGTACATACGAACCCAAAAAGAGACCTTTTCAAAAGTAATACTTGTCGGTGATGTAATGTCGTCAAAATCTTGGACTGAGAAAAGGTTTCCTTCAACAGTCCACGGTCGTCCTTCCAACAATCTGGATTTGTCCCAGAAATGTTCAAATTCAATCAGGAACAGATTGAGTCCCAAAACCTTGAAGACAGTGGTCCCTGAAGGTTTCCACAAACGAATCATAACCGATTTGATGGTGTCCTTGCCAATAATGCGGTCAGCAATAACCTTCCCCACAAGGCAAGCTTGTCCCCTTGAAACTGCTTCTGATAGTTCATCTTCCCC
Above is a genomic segment from Corylus avellana chromosome ca9, CavTom2PMs-1.0 containing:
- the LOC132162251 gene encoding uncharacterized protein LOC132162251, producing MWDRDRRGLLCRPAHRYENVELELSVAWDPPDSEGTLPFVDSKGRSGGLALFWQNEAELEIQNYSRRHINATIPLGDGGKWKLTCFYGHPETSKREEAWSLLRYLATLGPEMWACMGDFNEILESSEKCGGGGRPRGTNGGFSEGVAARVTVERSTRSDRNPILLCLQKMPTGSYKKKRRFMYEATWAKEKTCSKLIKKEELRWRQRAKVDWIKHGDRNTKFFHAIANQRHQRNQVVHICDERGIICDTQESTEKAFWDFYSKLFTTEGTKGVKQCLRATQRRVTDDMNSSLLAEFTGEEVSRAVNLMAPLMALGLDGFTICFYQDNWTTVGVEVCNSVLPFLNSGIIDADLNYTYIALIPKTKNPTSVTEFRPISLYNVLYKIVSKVLTNRLKGILPEIISITQSAFIPGRLITDNILAAYETLHSMHTQMWGKEGFMVVKLDMSKAYDRVELNFLEKVMRRLGFADRWTNLIMACVRSINYSILVNGCPSGRIYPTRGIRQGDSLSPYLFILCAEALSSLLTRADQKGFLRGVPTSKKGPRLNHLFFADDSLLFCRTNVTNWRQLTKLLEKYEKASGQKLNRAKTSIFFSKNTSAANKQQIVEAFGIPTSQRYDSYLGLSALVGRSRTQAFQGIKDRIWKRLQDWKVKLLSQAGKEILLKAVIQAIPTYSMNVFLLPKCLCMEINSMMQRFWWGHQANDKKIHWMSWDRMSRSKASGGLGFRDLVCFNRALLAKQGWRLWSTPDSLTAKIMKAKYFPNGTYLEASLGSKPSYARRSIHSARVLVKEGLTWRIGSGTQVRIWGDKWIPRPHTFQIQFPPKMLPASATVSELIDRDLRWWNCPLINSIFNSEEARMIMSLPLSLTNQPDCQIWRGSANGEFTVKSAYHMVKEQEAIIKAESSARAGTNELWKVLWNLPLPNIEKVFMWQACNNLLPTKDNLLRRKVSNDPYCPMYENEAETTGHILCSGGRGGVSTGDGDRYYRNSPCRGRTNEEMEAPPQGFLKTNWDAALDLKKGTIEALALFHAVNFSKDLGIEKLMLEGDALNMVTGVKSNFFHMGRYGQIFKDIKSLLSTFLIWECHHVCRSGNRAAHELAKEACKQVVEKSWSFVIPRCIRDIVLTDQTELPIL